From the genome of Acetobacteroides hydrogenigenes, one region includes:
- a CDS encoding alpha-L-fucosidase, which produces MKLAKTSALLLAAALLSITAYAQQKENYYVKSVKFPANATIEQKVKMAARVVPTPQQKAWQELELTAFLHFTINTFTNLEWGHGTEDPQLFNPTHFDADQWVKSLKDAGFKMAILTAKHHDGFCLWPSKVTKHTVAASPWKNGKGDVVRELRDACTKYGMRFGVYLSPWDRNAECYGDSPRYNKFFMEQLTELLTNYGKVDEVWFDGACGEGPNGKKQEYSWKEYYQLIHKLQPNAVVAVSGEDVRWVGTESGYGRPTEWSTTVLNPGGTNESAAVNQQLGINAMKNDLGSRELLAKANQVFWWPSEVDVSIRPGWFYHKAEDSRVKSLNKLVDIYFNSVGMNSVLLLNVPPDTRGLIQESDVKRLKEFGEYISATFKTNLAVGAKAGAANGAIDKSAKTNWSPKMLPAVAELSLARPSEFNVFMIQEDITKGQRVEEFAVEAFINGAWKEVGRGTTIGYKRLLRLPTTTASKIRVSILKSRDIPNISNIGLFMAPELLADPVISRDKQGNVKISSESKTVNIRYTTDGSEPTAASNLYDKPFALPQGGVVKARTFINNNSVFSEVKQESFDICTAKWTVVSSSAAQGSFPAVNAIDGASSSMWHTPWDGANLPKHPHSIVVDLGETLTLKGFTYAPRTDGNISGTPMHYEFYTSTDGVTWQKAACKGEFANIKHNPIKQEVMFDAPAVARFFKFVALDEVEGKEWTSVGELGVITR; this is translated from the coding sequence ATGAAGTTAGCCAAAACTAGTGCGCTGCTACTTGCTGCAGCGCTATTGAGTATTACAGCTTATGCTCAGCAAAAGGAGAACTACTACGTTAAGAGCGTGAAGTTCCCCGCTAATGCTACTATCGAACAGAAGGTTAAGATGGCAGCACGCGTTGTTCCAACACCTCAGCAAAAGGCATGGCAGGAGCTCGAGCTTACCGCTTTTCTCCATTTTACCATCAACACCTTTACAAACCTCGAATGGGGACACGGAACAGAAGATCCCCAACTGTTCAACCCTACCCATTTTGATGCCGACCAGTGGGTAAAATCGCTTAAAGATGCCGGATTTAAGATGGCAATACTTACCGCTAAGCACCACGACGGCTTCTGTCTTTGGCCATCGAAGGTAACCAAGCACACGGTGGCTGCAAGTCCCTGGAAAAACGGTAAGGGCGATGTGGTAAGGGAGCTACGCGATGCCTGCACCAAGTACGGTATGAGGTTTGGCGTTTACCTTTCGCCTTGGGATCGTAATGCAGAGTGCTACGGCGATTCGCCCCGCTACAATAAGTTCTTTATGGAGCAGCTTACCGAACTTCTTACCAACTACGGAAAGGTAGACGAGGTTTGGTTCGACGGTGCTTGTGGCGAGGGGCCAAATGGTAAAAAGCAGGAATATAGCTGGAAGGAGTACTACCAGCTTATCCATAAGCTACAGCCCAATGCTGTTGTGGCTGTGTCGGGCGAAGATGTTCGCTGGGTTGGTACCGAAAGCGGCTACGGTCGCCCTACCGAGTGGAGCACCACCGTGCTAAATCCAGGAGGAACCAACGAGAGTGCGGCTGTTAACCAACAGCTGGGTATTAACGCAATGAAGAACGATTTAGGAAGCCGCGAGCTGCTTGCTAAGGCTAATCAGGTGTTCTGGTGGCCTTCGGAAGTGGATGTTTCCATTCGTCCCGGCTGGTTCTACCATAAGGCAGAGGATTCGCGCGTAAAGTCGCTGAATAAGCTCGTCGATATCTACTTTAATTCGGTAGGAATGAACTCGGTGCTACTACTGAATGTACCGCCCGATACCCGTGGGCTTATTCAAGAAAGCGATGTGAAGCGCTTAAAGGAGTTCGGCGAGTACATTAGTGCTACCTTTAAGACCAACCTTGCTGTAGGGGCAAAGGCTGGTGCGGCTAACGGTGCTATCGACAAATCGGCGAAGACCAATTGGTCGCCGAAGATGCTTCCTGCTGTAGCCGAGCTTTCGCTTGCTAGGCCTTCGGAGTTTAACGTTTTCATGATTCAGGAGGATATTACCAAAGGGCAACGCGTAGAAGAGTTCGCTGTAGAAGCCTTTATCAACGGGGCTTGGAAGGAAGTTGGCCGTGGTACTACCATTGGCTACAAGCGCTTGCTGCGTTTGCCAACAACTACCGCATCGAAGATTCGCGTGAGCATTCTTAAATCGCGCGACATCCCCAATATTAGCAATATCGGATTGTTTATGGCACCGGAGCTGCTCGCCGATCCAGTGATTTCGCGCGATAAGCAGGGAAATGTAAAAATTAGCAGCGAATCGAAAACGGTGAACATTAGGTATACTACCGATGGCTCGGAGCCAACTGCCGCTTCGAACCTTTACGATAAGCCTTTTGCTTTGCCACAGGGTGGCGTTGTAAAGGCACGCACGTTCATCAACAACAACAGCGTGTTTAGCGAGGTTAAGCAGGAGTCGTTCGATATCTGCACCGCTAAGTGGACGGTGGTTTCGTCGAGCGCAGCACAAGGCTCGTTCCCTGCCGTAAACGCTATCGATGGTGCATCATCGTCGATGTGGCATACGCCTTGGGATGGCGCCAATCTTCCTAAGCATCCTCACTCTATTGTTGTGGATTTAGGCGAAACGCTAACCCTTAAGGGCTTTACCTATGCGCCCCGAACCGATGGTAACATTAGCGGAACGCCTATGCACTACGAGTTTTACACCTCTACCGATGGTGTAACCTGGCAAAAGGCTGCCTGCAAGGGCGAGTTTGCCAACATCAAGCATAACCCAATTAAGCAGGAGGTAATGTTCGATGCTCCAGCCGTTGCTCGCTTCTTCAAGTTCGTTGCGCTCGACGAGGTGGAGGGTAAGGAGTGGACCTCGGTAGGTGAGCTTGGCGTGATTACACGATAG
- a CDS encoding DUF4407 domain-containing protein → MKDWWIKLGCYLTGYNYSIVKSSSEASAKAVKKFASALLIISMVWCFIGYEFTSHYLHGSTLTSIIGAIIMVVMVIQIERQIILTIGKSRSVKRFRIIIGIVMAIIGSVIIDQVMFKDDIERERITVDQEKVNKAMIFKTKEINDQIAQLDTSIARKERERMKAIAEITKNPTITAYNTQTQTKADSNGRMVTVGRTMTTQSMPNPKIEMLAQLDGQIKTLHDLKVAKENSLLTIRATVEKEVKENKPFLEELSILFKILMSSPIAFVVWALIFTFFFSIELFVLYCKFGDDKNDYDRTIMHQMQIRMQMIDKLNQ, encoded by the coding sequence ATGAAAGATTGGTGGATAAAGCTGGGCTGCTACCTAACGGGGTACAACTACAGCATTGTAAAAAGTTCGAGCGAGGCCAGCGCCAAGGCGGTTAAGAAGTTCGCCTCTGCCCTGCTCATCATCAGCATGGTGTGGTGCTTTATAGGGTACGAGTTTACCAGCCACTACCTGCACGGCAGCACGTTAACCTCCATCATCGGGGCCATCATTATGGTGGTTATGGTGATCCAAATAGAGCGTCAAATTATCCTTACCATAGGAAAAAGCCGATCGGTTAAGCGATTCCGTATCATCATTGGTATCGTTATGGCCATCATCGGATCGGTTATTATAGACCAGGTAATGTTTAAGGATGATATCGAGCGCGAGCGCATAACCGTCGATCAGGAGAAGGTTAACAAGGCGATGATCTTTAAGACAAAGGAGATCAACGATCAGATCGCGCAGCTCGATACGTCGATTGCCCGTAAGGAGCGCGAGCGCATGAAGGCTATCGCCGAGATAACCAAGAACCCAACCATTACGGCCTACAATACGCAAACGCAAACCAAGGCCGACTCCAACGGACGAATGGTTACCGTTGGACGTACCATGACTACCCAATCGATGCCAAATCCTAAGATTGAGATGCTGGCACAGCTCGATGGGCAAATAAAAACGCTGCACGACCTAAAGGTTGCAAAGGAGAATAGCCTGCTAACGATACGGGCAACCGTCGAAAAGGAGGTAAAGGAGAACAAGCCGTTCCTCGAGGAGCTCTCCATTCTATTTAAAATTCTAATGTCGAGCCCAATTGCCTTTGTGGTTTGGGCGCTTATCTTCACCTTCTTCTTTTCGATAGAGCTCTTTGTGCTCTACTGCAAGTTTGGCGACGACAAGAACGACTACGACCGCACCATCATGCATCAGATGCAGATCCGCATGCAGATGATCGATAAGCTTAATCAGTAG
- the fbaA gene encoding class II fructose-bisphosphate aldolase, with protein MATFNFKPGVISGSDVHDLYAYAKEKGFAIPAVNVTGTDTVNAVLEAAREVNSPVIIQVSNGGASFYAGKGLSNDGQKSAITGAISAALHVHNVAESYGIPVILHTDHAAKKLLPWIDGLLDAGEKFFAEKGKPLFCSHMLDLSEESLEENIEISKKYLARMSKMGMTLEIELGVTGGEEDGVDNSHVDASKLYTQPEEVAYAYEELSKISPNFTIAASFGNVHGVYKPGNVVLSPYILRDSQEYIQKKFNTVAQPVSFVFHGGSGSEKEKIHEAISYGVVKMNIDTDIQWAFWEGILKYYKAKEAYLQGQLGNPEGDDSPNKKYYDPRVWLRKGEESVIARLKESFADLNAINVIGK; from the coding sequence ATGGCAACTTTCAATTTCAAGCCAGGTGTTATCAGCGGCTCTGACGTTCATGATCTTTATGCGTATGCTAAGGAAAAAGGATTCGCAATTCCAGCGGTTAACGTTACTGGAACCGACACTGTAAACGCTGTTCTTGAAGCAGCTCGTGAAGTTAACTCTCCTGTAATCATCCAAGTATCGAATGGCGGTGCTTCTTTCTATGCAGGGAAAGGCCTTAGCAACGATGGCCAAAAGTCGGCCATTACCGGAGCTATCTCGGCAGCTCTTCACGTTCACAATGTTGCTGAATCTTATGGAATACCTGTAATCCTTCATACCGATCACGCTGCAAAGAAGCTTCTTCCTTGGATTGACGGTTTGCTTGATGCTGGCGAAAAGTTCTTCGCAGAAAAAGGAAAGCCACTTTTCTGCTCGCACATGCTAGACTTGTCGGAAGAGTCTCTTGAAGAAAACATCGAGATTTCGAAGAAGTACCTTGCCCGTATGAGCAAGATGGGAATGACCCTCGAAATTGAGCTTGGTGTTACCGGCGGCGAAGAAGATGGCGTAGACAATAGCCATGTTGATGCTTCTAAGCTTTACACTCAGCCCGAAGAGGTTGCCTATGCTTACGAAGAGCTAAGCAAGATTAGCCCTAACTTCACCATTGCTGCTTCTTTCGGAAACGTTCACGGTGTATATAAACCAGGAAACGTTGTTCTTAGCCCATATATCCTAAGAGATTCTCAAGAGTACATCCAAAAGAAGTTTAATACAGTAGCTCAACCTGTAAGCTTCGTATTCCACGGTGGATCGGGTTCTGAGAAGGAAAAGATTCACGAAGCAATTTCGTACGGTGTAGTTAAGATGAACATTGATACCGATATTCAATGGGCATTCTGGGAAGGTATCCTTAAGTACTACAAGGCTAAGGAAGCATACCTACAAGGTCAGCTTGGCAACCCAGAAGGTGATGATTCTCCTAACAAGAAGTACTACGACCCACGCGTTTGGTTGCGTAAGGGCGAAGAGTCAGTTATCGCTCGTTTGAAGGAGTCGTTTGCTGATCTTAATGCAATCAACGTTATTGGAAAGTAA